The following proteins are encoded in a genomic region of Sesamum indicum cultivar Zhongzhi No. 13 linkage group LG8, S_indicum_v1.0, whole genome shotgun sequence:
- the LOC105168710 gene encoding uncharacterized protein LOC105168710 isoform X2 → MSLPTWTLLVQYGNLPLTLFGSDCRNENQVLDSELRFRWRSKALISNGILVGNRDMNVFVEGLLSYPFLFCHFTVICTLWFTSARNRLPEEGQKWGFLVWLLFSYCLCALLISVSKRLVVVFSMFLNRPEDLVMVLFSLVAFSYFQVSSKPPCSP, encoded by the exons ATGAGTTTGCCGACTTGGACGCTCTTAGTGCAGTATGGGAATCTTCCTTTGACTCTCTTCGGTTCAG ATTGCAGGAATGAGAACCAAGTCTTGGATTCAGAGTTGAGATTTCGGTGGCGATCAAAGGCGTTGATTTCAAATG GGATCTTGGTTGGCAACAGAGATATGAACGTTTTTGTGGAAGGATTGTTGTCCTATCCATTCTTGTTTTGCCACTTTACAGTCATATGTACCCTATGGTTCACTAGTGCGAGAAATCGT TTGCCTGAAGAAGGCCAGAAGTGGGGTTTCCTTGTTTGGCTGCTTTTCAGCTATTGCTTGTGTGCATTGCTGATATCTGTATCAAAAAGGTTAGTTGTGGTGTTTTCTATGTTCTTAAACAGGCCGGAGGATTTGGTtatggttttgttttctttggtTGCGTTTTCATATTTCCAAGTGAGCAGCAAACCACCATGCTCCCCCTAG